A single region of the Massilia sp. erpn genome encodes:
- a CDS encoding ATP-binding protein: MNTHQQAAHLVFGPTAAGKSTFARKLAAETNGVRFAIDEWMLAMFGSDAPKTMDMAWVMPRVARCQTQIWSVAEQILGTGTDVVLELGLLRKSDRSAIKAKVEQAGYTAVFHFVDADLETRRERVLRRNAEKGATYSFEVTPVMFEAMESYFERPADGELSGFVAR; this comes from the coding sequence ATGAATACCCACCAGCAAGCCGCTCACCTGGTCTTCGGCCCCACTGCCGCAGGGAAGTCCACCTTTGCCCGCAAACTGGCGGCGGAGACCAATGGCGTTCGATTTGCCATCGATGAATGGATGCTCGCAATGTTCGGCAGCGATGCGCCGAAAACAATGGATATGGCGTGGGTCATGCCGCGCGTAGCCCGGTGCCAGACCCAGATCTGGTCGGTTGCAGAGCAAATCCTTGGCACGGGAACCGATGTCGTTCTGGAACTTGGCTTGCTCCGCAAAAGTGACCGGTCCGCCATCAAGGCCAAGGTGGAGCAAGCGGGCTATACGGCCGTTTTTCATTTTGTTGATGCCGATTTGGAAACACGCAGAGAGCGCGTGCTGCGCAGAAACGCCGAAAAAGGAGCAACCTATTCGTTCGAGGTCACGCCCGTGATGTTCGAAGCAATGGAGTCCTACTTTGAACGGCCCGCTGACGGCGAACTTTCCGGCTTTGTGGCGCGCTGA
- the prfB gene encoding peptide chain release factor 2 (programmed frameshift), with the protein MEAERINSLSALLADLTTREAELRRYLDFDKKSEKLEQLNAELEDPAVWNDPKRAQDMGREKKALEGVVMTLIKADNDLRDMNDLFAMAKEEGDGDTLESVAGDVSEIQKVIELMEFRRMFNNPMDPNNCFIDIQAGAGGTEAQDWASMLLRQYVRYCERKGFKVEIMEQSDGEVAGIKTATLKIEGEYAYGHLRTETGVHRLVRKSPFDSANGRHTSFTSLFVYPEVDDSIEIEINPADLRIDTYRASGAGGQHINKTDSAVRLTHGPSGIVVQCQNDRSQHRNKAEAMEMLKAKLFEQELRKRMSEQQKLEDSKTDVGWGHQIRSYVLDQSRIKDLRTGFETGNTKNVLDGDLDDFISASLKQGV; encoded by the exons ATGGAAGCTGAACGCATCAATTCCCTCTCCGCCCTGCTCGCCGATCTGACGACGCGCGAAGCCGAACTTCGGAGGTATCTT GACTTCGATAAGAAGTCGGAGAAACTCGAACAACTGAACGCCGAGCTGGAAGACCCGGCGGTCTGGAACGACCCTAAACGCGCCCAGGACATGGGCCGCGAAAAGAAAGCGCTGGAAGGCGTGGTCATGACCCTGATCAAGGCCGATAACGACCTGCGCGACATGAACGACCTGTTCGCCATGGCCAAGGAAGAAGGCGACGGCGATACGCTGGAGTCGGTCGCGGGCGATGTGTCCGAAATCCAGAAAGTCATCGAATTGATGGAATTCCGCCGGATGTTCAACAATCCGATGGACCCGAACAACTGCTTCATCGACATCCAGGCCGGCGCCGGCGGCACCGAAGCCCAAGACTGGGCCTCCATGCTGCTGCGCCAATACGTGCGCTATTGCGAACGCAAGGGCTTCAAGGTCGAGATCATGGAACAGTCGGACGGCGAGGTGGCCGGCATCAAGACCGCGACCCTGAAAATCGAGGGCGAATACGCTTACGGCCATCTGCGCACCGAAACCGGCGTGCACCGCCTGGTGCGCAAGTCGCCGTTCGACAGCGCCAACGGCCGCCATACTTCGTTCACTTCGCTGTTCGTGTATCCGGAAGTGGATGATTCGATCGAGATCGAGATCAACCCGGCCGACCTGCGCATCGATACCTATCGCGCATCAGGCGCCGGCGGTCAGCACATTAACAAGACCGACTCCGCGGTCCGTCTGACCCACGGCCCATCGGGCATCGTGGTGCAGTGCCAGAACGACCGTTCCCAGCACCGTAACAAGGCCGAGGCGATGGAAATGCTGAAGGCCAAGCTGTTCGAGCAGGAACTGCGCAAGCGCATGAGCGAGCAGCAGAAACTGGAAGACTCCAAGACCGATGTGGGCTGGGGCCACCAGATCCGCTCCTACGTGCTGGACCAGTCGCGCATCAAGGATCTGCGTACCGGCTTCGAAACCGGCAATACCAAGAACGTGCTGGACGGCGATCTGGACGATTTCATCTCCGCCTCGCTGAAACAGGGCGTTTAA
- a CDS encoding HAD family phosphatase — MNQTVRAFVFDMDGTIVDNMAFHTQSWLAFFARRGREVDADEFFRTTAGRQGGEIMRSYLGEHLSHEEVALLSHEKEELYRELYAPHLATVSGFDALIGTARADGVKLAVASAAPPSNIDFTLDGLDLRHRFDTVVCAADVERGKPHPDGFLLAAQRCGAAPEHCIVFEDAPLGVEAARRAGMRAVVLTTTLPAEAFAEFDNVICIARDFSELNIAELFASSPATN; from the coding sequence ATGAACCAGACCGTACGCGCTTTCGTTTTCGATATGGACGGCACGATCGTCGACAATATGGCCTTCCACACCCAATCGTGGCTGGCCTTTTTCGCGCGCCGCGGCCGCGAAGTCGACGCCGATGAGTTTTTCCGCACCACCGCCGGCCGCCAAGGCGGGGAAATCATGCGCAGCTATCTGGGCGAGCACCTCAGCCACGAGGAAGTCGCCCTGCTCTCGCATGAGAAGGAAGAGCTGTACCGCGAGCTGTATGCGCCGCACCTGGCCACCGTGTCCGGTTTCGATGCGCTGATCGGCACCGCCCGCGCCGACGGCGTGAAACTGGCCGTGGCCAGCGCCGCGCCGCCGTCGAATATCGACTTCACGCTGGACGGTCTGGATCTGCGCCACCGCTTCGACACCGTGGTCTGCGCCGCCGACGTGGAACGCGGCAAGCCGCATCCCGATGGTTTCCTGCTGGCGGCCCAGCGCTGCGGCGCCGCGCCCGAGCACTGCATCGTGTTCGAAGACGCGCCGCTGGGCGTGGAAGCGGCGCGCCGCGCCGGCATGCGCGCGGTGGTGCTGACCACCACCCTGCCGGCCGAAGCCTTTGCGGAGTTCGACAATGTGATCTGCATTGCGCGCGACTTCAGCGAACTGAATATCGCCGAGCTGTTTGCCAGCAGCCCGGCCACCAACTAA
- the lysS gene encoding lysine--tRNA ligase produces the protein MTTEIQEQAAGPDDNKIIAERRAKLAAIRAQGVAFPNDFVPQHKAADLHLQYGEKTREELEANPVTVVLAGRMMLKREAGKKAAFATLQDSSGAKCDGRIQIYATMDLTGEAAMEALHHYDLGDILGVSGTLFKTKTDELTIKVTELRLITKSLRPLPDKFHGLADQETKYRQRYVDLIMNEETRRTFKARTAAMSSIRRFMEKNDFMEVETPMLHPIPGGAAAKPFITHHNALDMQMYLRIAPELYLKRLVVGGFDRVFEINRNFRNEGVSVRHNPEFTMMEFYAAYTDYKWLMDFTEAVIRQAAVDAHGSAVLTYGGRELDLSKPFHRLTIVGAINKYAPHYTEAQLNDMGFLKAELLKFGVKPFATAGLGALQLALFEETAEAQLWEPTYIIDYPVEVSPLARASDTRPGVTERFELFMVGREIANGFSELNDAEDQSARFLSQVEAKDAGDEEAMYYDADYIRALEYGMPPAGGCGIGIDRLMMLLTDSPNIRDVLLFPHLRRED, from the coding sequence ATGACTACGGAAATCCAAGAACAGGCAGCAGGCCCGGACGACAACAAAATCATCGCCGAGCGCCGTGCCAAGCTGGCAGCCATCCGCGCCCAGGGCGTGGCCTTCCCGAACGACTTCGTGCCGCAGCATAAGGCCGCCGACCTGCACCTGCAATACGGCGAGAAGACGCGCGAAGAGCTGGAAGCCAATCCGGTGACCGTGGTCCTGGCTGGCCGCATGATGCTGAAGCGCGAAGCCGGCAAGAAAGCCGCTTTCGCCACCCTGCAGGATTCCTCCGGCGCCAAATGCGACGGCCGCATCCAGATCTACGCAACCATGGACCTGACCGGCGAAGCCGCGATGGAAGCGCTGCACCACTACGACCTGGGCGACATCCTGGGCGTGAGCGGCACCCTGTTCAAGACCAAGACCGACGAGCTGACCATCAAGGTTACGGAACTGCGCCTGATCACCAAGTCGCTGCGTCCGCTGCCGGACAAATTCCACGGCCTGGCAGACCAGGAGACCAAGTACCGCCAGCGCTACGTGGACCTGATCATGAACGAGGAAACCCGCCGCACCTTCAAGGCGCGTACCGCGGCCATGTCCTCGATCCGCCGCTTCATGGAAAAGAACGATTTCATGGAAGTGGAAACCCCGATGCTGCACCCGATTCCGGGCGGCGCGGCGGCCAAGCCTTTCATCACCCACCACAATGCGCTGGACATGCAGATGTACCTGCGCATCGCGCCTGAGCTGTACCTGAAGCGCCTGGTGGTGGGCGGCTTCGACCGCGTGTTCGAGATCAACCGCAACTTCCGCAACGAAGGCGTGTCGGTCCGTCACAACCCTGAATTCACGATGATGGAATTCTACGCGGCCTATACCGATTACAAATGGCTGATGGACTTCACCGAAGCCGTGATCCGTCAAGCTGCCGTCGACGCCCATGGCAGCGCCGTGCTGACCTACGGTGGCCGCGAGCTGGACCTGTCCAAGCCCTTCCACCGCCTGACCATCGTCGGCGCCATCAACAAGTACGCGCCGCACTACACCGAAGCGCAGCTGAACGATATGGGCTTCCTGAAGGCCGAGCTGCTGAAATTCGGCGTCAAGCCTTTCGCCACCGCCGGCCTGGGCGCGCTGCAACTGGCGCTGTTCGAGGAAACCGCGGAAGCCCAGCTGTGGGAACCGACCTATATCATCGACTACCCGGTTGAAGTGTCGCCGCTGGCGCGCGCCTCCGACACCCGTCCAGGCGTCACCGAGCGCTTCGAGCTGTTCATGGTGGGCCGCGAAATTGCCAACGGCTTCTCGGAGCTGAACGATGCGGAAGACCAGTCGGCCCGCTTCCTGTCCCAGGTTGAAGCCAAGGATGCCGGCGATGAAGAGGCGATGTACTACGACGCCGACTACATCCGCGCGCTGGAATACGGCATGCCGCCAGCCGGTGGTTGCGGCATCGGCATCGACCGCCTGATGATGCTGCTGACCGACTCGCCGAATATCCGCGACGTGTTGCTCTTCCCCCACCTGCGCCGCGAAGACTGA
- the ppnN gene encoding nucleotide 5'-monophosphate nucleosidase PpnN codes for MEHDVVDTLISPEGKLEVLSKAEVNKLLDSGKGGLYNIFRNCALAVLNCGSTIDDGKELLERFTAFDINIMQRERGIKLEIKGAPAIAFVDGKMIKGIHEHLFAVLRDIVFVSNEVTDNPKFDLARSEGITDAVFHILRNANVLQPQLNPNLVVCWGGHSINRAEYNYSKEVGYQMGLRALDICTGCGPGAMKGPMKGATIGHAKQRFGAGRYLGITEPGIIAAESPNPIVNDLVIMPDIEKRLEAFVRTGHGIVVFPGGAGTAEEILYILGILLHPDNEDLPFPLIFTGPESSREYFVQINDFIGRTLGEKAQQRYKIIVDDPELVAKEMVEGIKLVREFRKARSDAYYFNWALKIDEEFQRPFTPTHENMRNLSLHKNQPTHLLAAQLRRAFSGVVAGNVKDEGIRAIEKYGHFEIHGDAEIMGPMDALLASFVAQSRMKLAGKAYTPCYRIVQ; via the coding sequence ATGGAACATGACGTTGTCGATACCCTGATTTCGCCTGAAGGCAAGCTGGAAGTACTGTCCAAGGCTGAAGTAAATAAGCTGCTCGACTCCGGCAAGGGCGGGCTGTATAACATCTTCCGCAACTGCGCCCTGGCGGTGCTGAACTGCGGCAGCACGATCGACGATGGAAAGGAATTGCTGGAACGCTTCACTGCGTTTGATATCAATATCATGCAGCGCGAACGCGGCATCAAGCTGGAGATCAAGGGCGCGCCGGCCATTGCTTTTGTGGATGGCAAGATGATCAAGGGCATCCACGAGCACCTGTTTGCCGTGCTGCGCGACATCGTTTTCGTCAGCAATGAGGTGACGGACAATCCCAAATTCGACCTGGCGCGCTCGGAAGGTATCACCGACGCTGTTTTCCATATCCTGCGCAATGCCAATGTGCTGCAGCCGCAACTGAATCCTAACCTGGTGGTATGCTGGGGCGGCCACTCGATCAACCGTGCCGAATATAACTACTCGAAAGAGGTGGGTTATCAGATGGGCTTGCGCGCGCTGGATATCTGCACCGGCTGCGGGCCGGGCGCGATGAAGGGGCCGATGAAGGGCGCCACCATCGGCCACGCCAAGCAGCGCTTTGGCGCTGGACGCTATCTGGGCATCACCGAGCCGGGCATTATCGCGGCCGAATCGCCCAATCCCATCGTCAACGATCTGGTCATCATGCCGGACATTGAAAAGCGGCTGGAAGCCTTTGTGCGCACGGGCCATGGCATCGTGGTCTTCCCGGGCGGCGCGGGCACGGCGGAGGAAATCCTGTATATCCTCGGCATCCTGCTGCATCCGGATAACGAGGACTTGCCTTTCCCGCTGATTTTCACGGGTCCGGAATCGTCACGCGAGTACTTCGTGCAGATCAATGACTTTATCGGGCGCACGCTGGGCGAGAAGGCGCAGCAGCGCTACAAGATCATCGTCGACGATCCCGAGCTGGTGGCGAAGGAGATGGTCGAGGGCATCAAGCTGGTGCGCGAGTTCCGCAAGGCGCGCAGCGACGCCTATTACTTCAATTGGGCGCTGAAGATCGACGAGGAGTTCCAGCGCCCCTTCACGCCGACGCACGAGAATATGCGCAACCTGAGCCTGCATAAGAACCAGCCGACCCACCTGCTGGCGGCCCAGCTGCGGCGCGCGTTCTCCGGCGTGGTGGCGGGCAATGTGAAGGATGAGGGCATCCGCGCCATCGAAAAGTACGGCCACTTCGAAATCCATGGCGATGCCGAGATCATGGGGCCGATGGATGCGCTGCTGGCATCCTTTGTGGCGCAAAGCCGCATGAAGCTGGCTGGCAAGGCGTATACGCCTTGCTACCGCATCGTGCAGTAA
- a CDS encoding peptide MFS transporter, producing the protein MSGASNPTKEVAIPEFKQIMGHPSPLWMLFMAEFWERFAFYGIRWALVLYIVSQFYGGDAAGQSAANLTYGSYLALVYAAALFGGFVADRVLGYQRSILVGASFMAAGLFMIALPDPNIFKLGLATIIVGNGMFKPNISTMVGKLYAIHDTRRDSGFTIFYMGINVGGFLAPIFTQLLAQKVFATGDTPAYKIVFISAGIGMLISLFWFYIGRRALKGIGEPAPEARSPMRIVYVVLGSLAVIPVVYSLLALGADALQGILTVMFVILAVMLIVEGVRNGKVARDKVIAMMLIFAFNILFWCFFEQAGSSFTFLAENIVDRKLGDFVFPTAWFQSVNSIAIIAFAPVVATVWVMLGRRNMNPSIPRKFGLGLLGNGLAFGLLMFALSSLVDDSGKVPFWTLFMVYVIQSIGELCLSPIGLSMVTKLAPTRLVGMGMGGWFLSTGIGNNLSGMFASHVSGESGMSVASALSGYTFGFYSLVGGGIVLFLIAPLIQKLMHGVK; encoded by the coding sequence ATGAGCGGTGCAAGCAACCCTACCAAGGAAGTCGCAATCCCTGAGTTCAAGCAGATCATGGGTCACCCCAGTCCGCTCTGGATGTTGTTCATGGCGGAATTCTGGGAACGCTTCGCGTTCTACGGCATTCGCTGGGCGCTGGTGCTCTACATCGTGTCGCAGTTCTACGGCGGCGATGCGGCGGGCCAATCGGCGGCCAACCTGACTTACGGCTCCTACCTGGCGCTGGTGTATGCCGCCGCCTTGTTCGGCGGCTTCGTCGCCGACCGCGTGCTCGGCTACCAGCGTTCGATCCTGGTCGGCGCCAGCTTCATGGCGGCCGGCCTGTTCATGATCGCCCTGCCCGATCCGAACATCTTCAAGCTCGGCCTGGCCACCATCATCGTCGGCAACGGTATGTTCAAGCCGAACATTTCGACCATGGTCGGCAAGCTGTACGCCATCCATGACACCCGCCGCGACTCCGGCTTCACCATCTTCTACATGGGCATCAACGTCGGCGGCTTCCTGGCCCCGATCTTTACCCAGCTGCTGGCGCAAAAAGTCTTCGCCACCGGCGACACCCCTGCCTACAAGATCGTGTTCATCTCGGCCGGCATCGGCATGCTGATCAGCCTGTTCTGGTTCTACATCGGCCGCCGCGCGCTGAAAGGCATCGGCGAGCCCGCACCCGAAGCGCGCAGCCCGATGCGCATCGTCTACGTGGTGCTCGGCTCGCTGGCCGTGATCCCGGTCGTGTACTCGCTGCTGGCCCTGGGCGCCGACGCCCTGCAAGGCATCCTGACCGTGATGTTCGTGATCCTGGCCGTGATGCTGATCGTCGAAGGCGTGCGCAACGGCAAAGTGGCGCGTGACAAAGTGATCGCCATGATGCTGATCTTCGCCTTCAACATCCTGTTCTGGTGCTTCTTTGAACAGGCGGGCAGCTCCTTCACCTTCCTGGCCGAAAACATCGTCGACCGCAAGCTGGGCGACTTCGTCTTCCCGACCGCCTGGTTCCAAAGCGTGAACTCGATCGCCATCATCGCCTTCGCGCCGGTTGTGGCTACGGTCTGGGTGATGCTGGGCCGCCGCAATATGAACCCATCGATCCCGCGCAAATTCGGCCTGGGCCTGCTGGGTAACGGCCTGGCCTTCGGCCTGCTGATGTTCGCCCTGTCCTCGCTGGTGGACGACAGCGGCAAGGTGCCGTTCTGGACCCTGTTCATGGTCTACGTGATCCAGTCGATTGGCGAGCTGTGCCTGTCGCCGATCGGTCTGTCGATGGTAACCAAGCTGGCGCCGACGCGTCTGGTTGGCATGGGCATGGGCGGCTGGTTCCTGTCCACCGGCATCGGCAACAACCTGTCGGGCATGTTCGCCTCCCACGTCAGCGGCGAAAGCGGCATGTCGGTAGCGTCGGCCCTGTCCGGCTACACCTTCGGCTTCTACTCGCTGGTCGGTGGCGGCATCGTCCTGTTCCTGATCGCACCGCTGATCCAGAAACTGATGCACGGCGTGAAATAA
- the glpD gene encoding glycerol-3-phosphate dehydrogenase has protein sequence MAAEQDIDCDVLIVGGGINGVGIARDAAGRGLCAVLCEKDDLASHTSSASTKLIHGGLRYLEYYEFGLVRKALIEREVLLRSAPHIMWPMRFVMPHARGQRPALLIRAGLMLYDALARRELLPGSRGINFSCHVAGRPLKREFTRGFEYSDGWVDDARLVVLNARDACEKGARIMTRTTFLGARRAGDRWQARLRLQDGSEQTVNARYLVNAAGPWAAHLVQDVLQKPMDGQLRLIKGSHIVVRRIFEHDYAYIFQHNDGRIVFAIPYERDFTLIGTTDVTYEGDPGQVAIGESEIGYLCQVASHYFNEPVRPADVVWTYAGVRPLVEDEAADAKAVTRDYRFEIDSNGPPVLSVFGGKITTFRKLAEEAVDKICHSLGCPQRGWTGKVCLPGGDLYGAEPQNRSVREFSQWIAASQLKYAWLAPALVARYARAYGTRIHTVLADCHAMADMGEEILPGLYAAEVNYLRRYEWAISAADILWRRSKLGLHLAPGAEARLAAWLAAQPPIR, from the coding sequence ATGGCGGCGGAACAGGACATCGATTGCGATGTATTGATCGTAGGCGGCGGCATCAACGGTGTGGGCATTGCGCGCGATGCGGCGGGGCGCGGGCTGTGCGCCGTCCTGTGCGAGAAGGATGACCTGGCCTCGCATACTTCGTCGGCTTCCACCAAGCTGATACACGGCGGCCTGCGCTATCTCGAATACTATGAATTCGGCCTGGTGCGCAAAGCCCTGATCGAGCGCGAAGTTCTGCTGCGCAGCGCGCCCCATATCATGTGGCCGATGCGCTTTGTGATGCCGCATGCGCGGGGCCAACGTCCTGCGCTGCTGATTCGCGCGGGCCTGATGCTGTATGACGCGCTGGCGCGGCGCGAGCTGCTGCCTGGCTCGCGCGGCATCAACTTCTCCTGCCATGTTGCCGGACGCCCGCTCAAGCGCGAATTCACGCGCGGCTTCGAATACTCTGACGGCTGGGTGGACGACGCCCGCCTGGTGGTGCTGAACGCCCGTGATGCCTGCGAGAAGGGCGCGCGCATCATGACGCGCACCACCTTCCTCGGCGCGCGCCGCGCCGGTGATCGCTGGCAAGCGAGGCTGCGCCTGCAGGATGGCAGCGAGCAGACCGTCAACGCGCGCTATCTGGTGAATGCTGCCGGTCCATGGGCCGCGCACTTGGTCCAGGACGTGCTGCAAAAGCCGATGGATGGCCAGCTGCGCCTGATCAAAGGCAGCCATATCGTGGTGCGCCGCATCTTCGAACACGATTACGCCTACATCTTCCAGCATAACGACGGCCGCATCGTCTTTGCCATTCCCTACGAACGCGATTTCACGCTGATCGGTACCACCGACGTTACTTACGAAGGCGATCCAGGCCAGGTTGCCATTGGCGAAAGCGAAATCGGCTACCTGTGCCAGGTAGCCAGCCACTACTTCAACGAACCGGTGCGGCCGGCCGACGTGGTGTGGACCTATGCCGGCGTGCGCCCGCTGGTGGAAGACGAGGCAGCCGACGCCAAGGCCGTCACCCGCGATTACCGCTTCGAAATCGATAGCAATGGCCCGCCCGTGCTGAGCGTCTTCGGCGGCAAGATCACCACCTTCCGCAAACTGGCCGAAGAAGCGGTCGACAAGATCTGCCACAGCCTGGGTTGCCCCCAGCGCGGCTGGACCGGCAAGGTCTGCCTGCCCGGCGGCGACCTGTATGGGGCCGAACCACAAAACCGTTCCGTGCGCGAATTCAGTCAATGGATCGCCGCCAGCCAGCTCAAATATGCCTGGCTCGCCCCCGCCCTGGTCGCGCGCTACGCCCGCGCCTACGGCACCCGCATCCACACCGTGCTGGCCGACTGCCACGCCATGGCCGATATGGGCGAAGAAATCCTGCCCGGCCTCTACGCCGCCGAAGTGAACTACCTGCGCCGCTACGAATGGGCCATCAGCGCCGCCGACATCCTCTGGCGCCGCTCCAAGCTCGGCCTGCACCTCGCCCCCGGCGCCGAAGCCCGCCTCGCCGCCTGGCTCGCCGCCCAGCCCCCCATCCGCTAA